The proteins below come from a single Geobacillus thermoleovorans genomic window:
- the fliL gene encoding flagellar basal body-associated protein FliL, producing the protein MKGNKAIKTMIIVLAVIALAGTAALVAVMKMGHAEKQGAPSADELAERSIDIPEMTTNLADGRYIKISFKIETDSDQGKEEAEKRDFQMKDVIIEQLSQMKAADFKGKEGLTALKERLKREINGLMQEGRVENVYITSFILQ; encoded by the coding sequence CATTGTGCTGGCGGTCATCGCCTTGGCCGGAACGGCGGCGCTTGTCGCGGTGATGAAGATGGGGCATGCGGAAAAACAAGGGGCGCCAAGCGCCGATGAACTAGCGGAACGATCGATCGACATTCCGGAAATGACCACCAATTTAGCGGACGGGCGTTATATTAAAATCTCATTTAAAATTGAAACAGACAGCGATCAAGGAAAAGAAGAGGCGGAGAAACGCGATTTTCAGATGAAAGACGTGATCATCGAGCAACTTTCGCAGATGAAAGCGGCCGACTTTAAAGGAAAAGAAGGGCTGACGGCGCTGAAAGAGCGGCTGAAGCGCGAGATCAACGGATTGATGCAAGAAGGGAGAGTGGAGAACGTCTACATTACCTCTTTTATCCTCCAGTAG
- the fliM gene encoding flagellar motor switch protein FliM, producing the protein MTAGEVLSQSEIDALLAALSAGEMSAEELKKEEEGRRVKTYDFRRALRFSKDQIRSLTRIHENFARLLTTFFSAQLRTYVQISVASADQIPYEEFVRSIPKMTIINVFEVPPLGGHVLLEVNPNIAYAMLDRVMGGRGVGMDKVEHLTEIETRIMSNLFDKAFVHWRDAWESVAEVDPLFVDFEVNPQFLRMIAPNDTVVVISLNTQIGEARGMMNVCIPHVVLEPIMPRLSVHYWMQAQKKERSPEEAKRIEQRIRAAKLPIIAELGTAVITVNEFLQLEAGDVIQLEQSIHEPLVVKIGHIPKFIGQPGKRNKKLAVQILAMIEGDEDDHDE; encoded by the coding sequence ATGACGGCCGGGGAAGTATTGTCGCAAAGCGAAATTGACGCGTTGCTCGCTGCGCTTTCTGCAGGGGAGATGAGCGCGGAGGAGCTGAAAAAAGAGGAGGAAGGCCGACGCGTCAAAACGTATGATTTCCGGCGGGCGCTCCGGTTTTCCAAAGATCAAATCCGCAGCCTGACGCGCATTCATGAGAATTTCGCCCGTCTGCTGACAACGTTTTTTTCCGCCCAGTTGCGCACATATGTGCAAATTTCGGTCGCATCGGCCGACCAAATTCCATACGAAGAATTTGTCCGCTCCATCCCAAAAATGACGATCATCAATGTCTTTGAGGTGCCGCCGCTTGGCGGGCATGTCCTTTTGGAAGTCAACCCGAACATCGCTTACGCCATGCTTGACCGGGTGATGGGCGGGCGCGGCGTCGGCATGGATAAAGTGGAGCATTTGACTGAGATTGAAACACGCATCATGTCCAATTTGTTTGACAAGGCGTTTGTCCATTGGCGCGACGCTTGGGAATCGGTGGCGGAAGTCGACCCGCTCTTTGTCGATTTTGAAGTCAATCCGCAGTTTTTGCGCATGATTGCGCCGAACGACACCGTCGTCGTCATTTCGCTCAACACGCAAATCGGCGAAGCGCGCGGCATGATGAATGTGTGCATTCCGCATGTCGTCTTGGAGCCGATTATGCCGCGGCTGTCGGTGCATTACTGGATGCAGGCGCAAAAAAAGGAGCGTTCCCCCGAGGAAGCGAAACGGATCGAACAGCGCATCCGCGCGGCAAAATTGCCGATTATCGCTGAACTGGGAACGGCGGTCATCACGGTCAATGAATTTCTTCAACTCGAGGCCGGCGACGTCATTCAGCTCGAGCAGTCGATTCATGAGCCGCTCGTGGTCAAAATCGGCCATATTCCAAAGTTTATCGGCCAGCCGGGGAAGCGGAACAAAAAGCTGGCGGTGCAAATTTTAGCGATGATCGAGGGGGACGAAGACGACCATGATGAATGA